Below is a window of Tolypothrix bouteillei VB521301 DNA.
TTATTTAAACCGGACAAGTTTATAAATTCTCAAAAATAAGTACTCAGACATTAAGTATTCGGTAAAGTATAGTCTACAGCGATCGCGACGATTTATGATGGTATGATCTCTCAATCGGACATTGAGTGAACCGCAGTCCATAAAATTTGAATCTTAGCCAACGGATTATCTTAGCATGTTCAGTCCTAAAATTTTAGTTATTGAGGATGAGGAAATTTTTGCATTGGATCTCAGAAAAAAATTACAAGAATTGGGATACACGGTTTCAGAAATTACGAACTCAGGAGAAGAAGCAATCAAAACAATAGCAGAGACTCATCCAAACTTGGTATTAATTGGTACTCGCTGGGCTGAAACAACTGATGGAGTCCATTTTGCCGATACTATTACCAACACTTTTCAAGTACCTGTACTGCATTTAACAAAGTACTCAGAAAGAATCAAAGTCCAGAAAAATCGCCGCAACAAACCTTGGAACTCTATTGTTAAAAAACTTGCTGAAAGAGAACTTCATATTGCGATCGAAATAGCGCTTCGCAAGCATTATGCTGAAAGAACGCTAAAAGCAGAACAGCAAAAGTTTACAGCTATTTTAAGAAGCATGGGTTGTGCTGTGATTATCACAGATAATTACGGTCATATCCAAATGATGAATCCACTCGCAGAAGTGCTGACTGCTTGCGCTCAACATGAAGCAATGAACAAGAAATTAGCAAATATCTTAAGAGCGGCTGACAAAGAGATAAGGGAAGGAATAGAGAATTTAACAATACAAGTTTTACAAGAAGGTGTATCTCTTAACTTACCAAAAAACTGTATCCTCTACGCTAAAGACAGTAGAGAAATACATATCGAAGGTAGTATCACACCTATTCGCGATGATAACGGTCATATCAAAGGTTCTGTTTTAGTTTTTCAAGATATTACTCAACGCAAACAGGTAGAAGCAGACCTCATTCGCAATGCTTTTTATGATACACTCACGGGATTGCCAAATCGAGCTTTGTTTCTCGAACGACTGGGGCAGGCATTTGAACGCAGTCAGAGAATTAACGGTTATCAATTTGCCGTGTTATTTTTAGATTTAGATGGCTTCAAAGCCGTAAATGATAACTACGGGCATTTGACTGGCGATCGCCTATTGATAGAAACAGCCCGACGCTTGGAGTCCTGTTTGCGTAGTGGCGACACTGTAGGACGATTTGGTGGAGATGAGTTTGTTGTCCTTGTAGAGGATATTAAAGAGATTGCTGATGCCATTAACGTTGCTCATCGCATACAAAATTCTTTAAAACTACCAGTTGCTATCAACGCACAACAACTTTATATAGGAGTAAGTATAGGTATTGCTATAAATTGCTGTGCGTATAAAGAACCTTCTAGTTTGCTAAGAGACGCCGATATCGCTATGTACCGTGCAAAAGCCCAAGGAAAAGCTCAATATGCTGTGTTTAATTTCCCGCAGTTATTAGTCGCTAATGATTAAGCTGTAAAAACGCTTTTAATCCTTCTTGTACGTCATTCTGTTGCATATAAGTCTCTGTCGCTTCAATTAAATTACTGATATTCTCTTCACTCACATCATCAAGATCGTCGCTCAACCGCTTACCTGTTAAATGTCTATCTAGTTTGAACTGCAACCGTAAAAAACGATTTTGAATAACTTGATAGGTAATATATTCATAAACGTCTGAGGTTGCATCAAACAAAACATTAACAAGCGGTTGAGCCCATTGTATCAGACCCCACTGGTGAGCGGATTCATATGGAATGATTCGTGTAGCGTCACCTGTCCCTATAGAAAGAACAGTAATTTCATCTAGTGAATAACCTAACCTTAGAGCCTCAGCAACAGCACAACTCGATGGATTATTTGCTGCTACACCACCATCAATAGCAGAGTATATAGTTTTAATTGAATAGGTAGAGGTATTGTCAGGTATTACACTCCAAGGTGCATCTAAAAAGGCTTGCTTTGTCACTCCTCTATATCTTTCTATAATACGAGATTGACCTTCTCCTGTACCATGGGTAATTCTTACAACTTGCTTGTTGTATAAGCCTTCTGTTGAAGATATGTTCTCATCTAAAACAAGACTTTGTAAATCTCCTTGTTGAACTTTGCCATGTATACTTTTGTCAAGCTTATATGCTGGAAAATAGGTAGGTGCTGATGCAGAACACGTGCAAACTTCCCATAAGGGAGGGTTTCCATAACCTTTGTCTTGCCGCCAACTTTTGAAAATAATTGGTTCTCTTTCAATAGTGTCGTAGGATACAATCAATAACAATGGCGAGTCAATTTCAAATAGTTTTGTCTCTCCAAAAACTTCTTTCAAAACTGCTATCAATCCTTCATTGGAAAATTTAGGTGCAGATAAACCATACTTAAGTATTAAGGGAATTCTTTTTATTGAAAATAAGCTTCGATAAGGAAAAATTTTTGGGCTTTTATACTTATACATATCAATAATTT
It encodes the following:
- a CDS encoding diguanylate cyclase domain-containing protein, whose translation is MFSPKILVIEDEEIFALDLRKKLQELGYTVSEITNSGEEAIKTIAETHPNLVLIGTRWAETTDGVHFADTITNTFQVPVLHLTKYSERIKVQKNRRNKPWNSIVKKLAERELHIAIEIALRKHYAERTLKAEQQKFTAILRSMGCAVIITDNYGHIQMMNPLAEVLTACAQHEAMNKKLANILRAADKEIREGIENLTIQVLQEGVSLNLPKNCILYAKDSREIHIEGSITPIRDDNGHIKGSVLVFQDITQRKQVEADLIRNAFYDTLTGLPNRALFLERLGQAFERSQRINGYQFAVLFLDLDGFKAVNDNYGHLTGDRLLIETARRLESCLRSGDTVGRFGGDEFVVLVEDIKEIADAINVAHRIQNSLKLPVAINAQQLYIGVSIGIAINCCAYKEPSSLLRDADIAMYRAKAQGKAQYAVFNFPQLLVAND
- a CDS encoding patatin-like phospholipase family protein translates to MTFRILSLDGGGIRGIVAATILAAIEKQISQPLNTYFNLIAGTSTGSILAAAIAKGRKSEEIIDMYKYKSPKIFPYRSLFSIKRIPLILKYGLSAPKFSNEGLIAVLKEVFGETKLFEIDSPLLLIVSYDTIEREPIIFKSWRQDKGYGNPPLWEVCTCSASAPTYFPAYKLDKSIHGKVQQGDLQSLVLDENISSTEGLYNKQVVRITHGTGEGQSRIIERYRGVTKQAFLDAPWSVIPDNTSTYSIKTIYSAIDGGVAANNPSSCAVAEALRLGYSLDEITVLSIGTGDATRIIPYESAHQWGLIQWAQPLVNVLFDATSDVYEYITYQVIQNRFLRLQFKLDRHLTGKRLSDDLDDVSEENISNLIEATETYMQQNDVQEGLKAFLQLNH